A window from Planococcus maritimus encodes these proteins:
- a CDS encoding FAD-binding oxidoreductase — MAILHQEKILHKLAEFLTSEQISVNETIKELHGRDESYHAMQLPDVVVFPETAEQVSSIMKLSQQHEISIIPFGLGSSLEGHVIPEQGGITIDFSLMNKVLHVDAEDFLVTVQPGVTRTQLNKELKKYGLFFTVDPGADATLGGMAATNASGTTSVKYGVMRDQVRDLEVVMADGTILHTGNKAAKSSSGLHLNGLFVGSEGTLGCFTELTLKVYGIPEFITAARASFPTVTDAVEAVVSILQAGIPIARVELVDEQSMRQVNDYNETAYLEKPTLFLEFHGNEAGLKQDVEFMEEIVQGHACEDIAFETDTAARNQLWEARHTLAYAYIHSYPGKKMMVTDVCLPISELAGAVDHARENLQALGLPGGIVGHVGDGNFHALIMMNMEDGDEVARAQEFNGRIVEYALERGGTCTGEHGVGLGKQKYQQQEHGAALGVMEKIKQALDPHNLLNPGKNIKIETKETIK; from the coding sequence ATGGCAATTCTTCATCAGGAGAAAATCCTGCACAAGTTGGCAGAATTTCTAACAAGCGAACAAATCAGTGTCAACGAGACGATTAAAGAGCTGCACGGCAGGGATGAGTCGTATCATGCCATGCAATTGCCGGACGTCGTCGTGTTTCCAGAAACGGCGGAACAAGTATCAAGTATCATGAAGCTGTCCCAGCAACACGAAATTTCCATCATACCATTCGGACTTGGCTCAAGCCTCGAAGGCCATGTCATTCCGGAGCAAGGCGGCATCACCATCGACTTCTCCTTGATGAACAAAGTGTTGCACGTCGATGCGGAAGATTTTCTCGTCACGGTCCAGCCCGGTGTCACGAGGACGCAATTAAATAAAGAATTGAAAAAATACGGATTGTTTTTCACGGTCGACCCAGGTGCGGATGCGACACTAGGCGGCATGGCAGCAACCAATGCGAGCGGTACAACTTCCGTTAAATACGGCGTTATGCGCGACCAAGTACGCGACTTGGAAGTGGTCATGGCGGACGGGACCATCCTCCATACCGGCAATAAAGCGGCGAAATCATCTTCCGGTCTTCATTTGAACGGCTTGTTTGTCGGCTCTGAAGGAACGCTTGGCTGCTTTACGGAACTGACCTTGAAAGTATATGGAATTCCTGAATTCATTACGGCAGCACGTGCTTCCTTCCCGACGGTAACAGATGCGGTCGAAGCGGTCGTCTCGATTTTGCAGGCAGGCATCCCGATCGCCCGCGTGGAACTGGTCGATGAGCAGTCTATGAGGCAAGTGAATGACTACAATGAGACCGCTTACTTGGAAAAACCGACTTTGTTCTTGGAGTTCCATGGCAATGAAGCGGGGCTCAAGCAAGATGTAGAATTTATGGAAGAAATCGTTCAAGGGCATGCGTGCGAGGACATCGCTTTTGAGACCGATACCGCGGCGCGCAATCAATTATGGGAAGCACGCCATACTTTGGCCTATGCCTATATCCACAGCTATCCCGGCAAAAAGATGATGGTCACGGATGTTTGCCTGCCGATTTCAGAACTCGCAGGCGCAGTGGACCATGCGCGGGAAAATCTGCAGGCGCTAGGGCTTCCGGGTGGCATTGTCGGCCATGTCGGCGATGGCAATTTCCATGCGCTCATTATGATGAATATGGAAGACGGTGATGAAGTAGCGCGTGCGCAGGAGTTTAACGGGCGTATCGTCGAGTATGCGCTCGAGCGCGGCGGCACGTGCACAGGCGAGCACGGCGTCGGGCTCGGCAAACAAAAGTATCAGCAACAAGAGCACGGAGCAGCGCTTGGGGTCATGGAAAAAATCAAACAAGCACTTGATCCTCATAATCTATTGAATCCCGGCAAGAACATAAAGATAGAGACAAAGGAGACGATAAAATGA
- a CDS encoding FadR/GntR family transcriptional regulator: MLVNPKKRTYELIIEQIQTLCLENNIPPGGRLPSERDLASLFGVSRNSVREALKGLESKGFLEIRQGGGSFLAETKRDILGNELGSRIDAAEIQYIDDMLELRRAFEVEAASLAAQRATPENLLAIREVLGQMALAANDPELGVQADVDFHLHVANATQNQLLIDLMETLAKRLEENIRATRRHRFTEAERHQETYHEHEEIYLAIESGNHERASQLMSEHISRIRSELHRAMGLHPK, encoded by the coding sequence GTGTTAGTAAATCCGAAAAAACGCACCTACGAATTAATCATCGAACAGATTCAAACACTGTGCTTGGAGAACAACATCCCCCCAGGCGGCCGGCTTCCTTCTGAGCGCGATTTGGCGAGCTTGTTCGGCGTCAGCCGCAATTCTGTCCGTGAGGCATTAAAGGGATTGGAAAGCAAAGGCTTTCTCGAAATTCGGCAAGGCGGCGGCAGCTTTCTCGCCGAGACCAAGCGCGATATACTCGGCAATGAACTCGGCAGCCGCATCGATGCGGCGGAAATTCAATACATCGATGATATGCTCGAGCTCCGGCGGGCGTTCGAAGTCGAAGCCGCTTCTCTCGCAGCACAGCGGGCAACGCCTGAGAATTTGCTGGCGATCCGCGAAGTGCTCGGGCAAATGGCCTTGGCGGCGAATGATCCCGAACTCGGCGTCCAAGCTGATGTGGATTTCCACTTACACGTCGCGAACGCTACCCAAAATCAATTATTAATCGACTTGATGGAAACTCTCGCAAAACGTTTGGAAGAAAATATCCGGGCTACCCGGCGTCATCGTTTTACCGAGGCTGAACGGCATCAGGAAACTTATCATGAACACGAAGAGATTTATTTGGCGATCGAAAGTGGCAATCATGAGCGAGCCAGCCAATTGATGAGTGAACACATTTCTCGCATCCGCTCGGAATTGCACCGCGCGATGGGACTTCACCCCAAATAG
- a CDS encoding bile acid:sodium symporter family protein, which produces MNVLQSLSAIAGKYFAVWVILAALLAFFLPEVFIGFSAYITILLGVVMFGMGLTLKPVDFKIIAKSPLPVFVGVAAQFLVMPLAAFAIAYVLNLPPELAAGLVLLGCVPGGTASNVMVYLAKGNLALSVAMTSLSTLMAPIMTPLLLLLLAGQWLPVNPVSMFTSIIQVIILPIALGIFVQRLFPKVVAKSISVVPLISVAAILIIVSAVTAANAQNVISSGVVVFLAVFLHNGFGLMLGYLVAMLMGLSETDRRAISLEVGMQNSGLGVALATAHFSPLAALPSVWAAIWHNISGPILATIWSKKPATSPIKENPELASRIKPAVDSD; this is translated from the coding sequence ATGAACGTATTGCAATCATTGAGTGCCATCGCTGGAAAGTATTTTGCGGTGTGGGTTATCCTGGCTGCCTTGCTGGCGTTTTTCCTGCCTGAAGTGTTTATCGGATTCAGCGCCTATATTACGATTCTGCTAGGCGTCGTCATGTTCGGGATGGGCTTGACGCTTAAGCCAGTAGATTTTAAAATCATCGCCAAAAGCCCACTGCCGGTATTCGTCGGGGTAGCGGCGCAGTTTCTTGTCATGCCCCTGGCGGCGTTTGCCATCGCGTATGTGTTGAATTTGCCTCCTGAACTTGCGGCAGGCCTCGTGCTTCTCGGCTGTGTGCCGGGCGGGACGGCATCAAACGTCATGGTGTATTTAGCAAAAGGCAATTTGGCCTTGTCGGTCGCGATGACGTCCTTGTCGACTTTGATGGCGCCGATCATGACACCGCTATTATTGCTGTTGCTCGCAGGACAATGGCTGCCGGTCAATCCTGTATCGATGTTCACTTCTATTATCCAAGTGATCATCTTGCCGATTGCGCTCGGGATTTTTGTCCAGCGCTTATTTCCGAAAGTGGTCGCGAAAAGCATCTCGGTCGTGCCGCTCATTTCGGTGGCTGCAATCCTCATCATTGTCTCGGCCGTTACTGCCGCCAATGCGCAAAATGTTATCAGCTCGGGGGTTGTCGTCTTCCTGGCCGTGTTCTTGCATAACGGTTTCGGCTTGATGCTCGGCTATCTGGTCGCGATGCTCATGGGCCTCAGCGAAACAGACCGCCGTGCGATTTCACTCGAAGTGGGCATGCAGAACTCAGGGCTTGGCGTTGCTTTAGCCACCGCCCACTTCAGTCCGCTCGCCGCGCTGCCAAGTGTATGGGCCGCTATCTGGCACAATATTTCCGGGCCGATTCTGGCGACAATCTGGTCGAAAAAACCAGCTACATCACCTATTAAAGAAAACCCGGAACTCGCCTCAAGGATCAAGCCAGCAGTCGATTCCGACTAG
- a CDS encoding TetR/AcrR family transcriptional regulator, whose protein sequence is MPTLTTKRDDVLGSALTLFAERGFDATTIPMIATDAKVGAGTIYRYFDNKEMLVNTLFQHYVTLFREALEKDYPVEADIREQFHHLFQGMIRFTNEHDHALYFIKTHTSAYFLDANSREQFSDLLMIFETFFEEGKKHNDIRQLPSKALIALIFGSFLQLYQLVRAGELEATEELLTGVEESCWDAVRHHS, encoded by the coding sequence ATGCCGACACTTACTACTAAACGAGACGATGTGCTTGGCAGCGCATTGACTTTGTTTGCCGAACGCGGATTCGATGCGACGACGATTCCGATGATCGCGACCGATGCAAAAGTCGGGGCCGGAACGATTTACCGCTATTTCGACAATAAGGAAATGCTTGTGAACACTTTGTTTCAACATTATGTAACGCTGTTCCGGGAGGCGCTGGAAAAAGACTATCCCGTGGAAGCGGACATTCGTGAGCAATTTCATCATTTATTTCAAGGGATGATCCGTTTTACGAACGAGCACGATCATGCTTTGTATTTCATTAAAACTCATACATCCGCTTATTTTCTGGACGCAAACAGCCGCGAGCAGTTTAGCGACTTGCTGATGATCTTCGAGACGTTTTTCGAAGAAGGAAAGAAGCATAACGACATCCGCCAGCTGCCATCCAAGGCTTTGATTGCACTTATTTTTGGTAGTTTTCTTCAGCTCTACCAATTGGTCCGGGCAGGCGAACTTGAAGCGACCGAAGAATTATTGACAGGCGTTGAAGAAAGCTGCTGGGACGCTGTGCGTCATCATTCGTGA
- a CDS encoding aldo/keto reductase: MKNDVTIKHKLGLGTAPLGNMFREVPEDEAMATIESAWNEGIRYFDTAPFYGAGLAELRLGDILSSYERDDYLISTKVGRIVLDEEEDKEGLFEFGRKNKIQTDYTESGTLRSIEDSLKRLKTDRLDMVYVHDISPDFLGDEWVTKFDEARTGAFKVLDRLRDEGVIKAWGLGVNTTTPIEVALELEHAHPDLSLSATQYTLLQHERALERMMPLAEKTEGGLVIGSAFNSGALLGGDHFDYAEITPEIKQRVARFHEVAQNHGVQLKDAALQFSTAHPAVKAVVTGSTRPDRIKEDLAALKADIPSAFWDELVDKGLVSPKAVLPKK, from the coding sequence ATGAAAAATGACGTGACGATCAAACATAAACTCGGTCTTGGGACAGCGCCGCTTGGCAATATGTTCCGTGAAGTACCGGAAGACGAAGCGATGGCGACGATCGAATCGGCCTGGAACGAAGGCATTCGCTATTTCGACACGGCGCCGTTTTACGGGGCGGGACTTGCAGAACTGCGGCTCGGCGATATCTTGTCTTCTTATGAGCGCGACGACTATTTAATCAGCACGAAAGTCGGGCGCATCGTACTGGACGAGGAAGAAGACAAAGAAGGGCTATTTGAATTCGGCCGCAAGAATAAAATTCAGACGGATTACACGGAATCGGGCACATTGCGCTCGATTGAAGACAGCTTGAAGCGGTTGAAAACGGACCGCTTGGACATGGTCTACGTGCACGATATCTCGCCGGACTTTCTTGGTGATGAATGGGTCACGAAATTCGACGAAGCACGGACAGGCGCATTCAAAGTGCTCGACCGCTTAAGAGACGAAGGCGTCATTAAAGCATGGGGGCTCGGCGTCAATACGACGACACCAATCGAAGTCGCACTCGAGTTGGAACACGCACACCCTGATTTGAGCCTATCTGCGACGCAGTATACGCTTTTGCAGCACGAGCGAGCGTTGGAGCGCATGATGCCGCTTGCTGAGAAAACAGAGGGCGGCCTTGTCATTGGCTCGGCATTCAACTCTGGCGCCTTACTTGGCGGCGATCATTTCGATTACGCAGAAATTACGCCAGAAATCAAACAGCGGGTAGCGCGTTTCCATGAAGTCGCCCAAAACCACGGCGTGCAATTAAAAGATGCTGCGCTGCAATTTTCAACGGCGCATCCAGCGGTCAAAGCAGTCGTCACCGGTTCAACGCGCCCAGACCGCATCAAAGAAGACTTGGCGGCTCTAAAAGCCGACATCCCGTCTGCCTTCTGGGACGAACTTGTCGACAAAGGACTGGTTTCTCCGAAAGCCGTCTTGCCGAAAAAATGA
- a CDS encoding Gfo/Idh/MocA family protein, which yields MKSLNWGLIGPGSIAEEFAGALQEVDGSIFGVWGRNLEKANAFAARSNVQNVYEKLDDMLQDERVDVVYISTPHPLHYQFIKSALEHGKHVLCEKTITMNARQLEELIGLAIAKGVVLAEAMTVFYMPIYQKLEEVIQQGTIGSVKTINVTFGSCKENDPQNRFFNPDLGGGGLLDIGTYALSFARFFLSSQPEELHTTVKKHETGVDEQSGIILKTEQQELAVISLAMRAKMPKRGIVAGDLGFITVDNFPRADRATITYTATGEVETIEAGDSSKALHYEVERMTELIAQPQTNWAMALSVDVMHLMDKTRENWNLSYELE from the coding sequence ATGAAATCACTCAATTGGGGATTAATTGGTCCAGGAAGCATTGCTGAAGAATTCGCCGGTGCATTACAAGAAGTAGATGGCAGCATATTTGGTGTTTGGGGGAGGAATTTGGAGAAAGCCAATGCTTTTGCGGCTCGTTCAAATGTGCAAAATGTTTACGAAAAACTGGATGATATGCTTCAAGACGAACGGGTAGATGTAGTGTACATTTCAACACCTCATCCGCTGCATTACCAATTTATCAAATCGGCCTTAGAACATGGGAAACATGTGTTATGTGAAAAAACTATCACGATGAATGCGCGGCAATTAGAGGAACTCATTGGGTTGGCGATTGCAAAAGGCGTCGTGTTAGCCGAGGCCATGACCGTCTTCTATATGCCGATTTATCAAAAATTGGAGGAAGTCATTCAACAGGGAACAATCGGTTCAGTGAAAACCATCAACGTGACATTCGGCAGCTGTAAAGAAAATGATCCGCAAAATCGGTTTTTCAATCCAGATCTTGGAGGCGGCGGATTATTGGATATTGGCACGTATGCGTTGTCTTTCGCCCGGTTTTTCTTATCTTCTCAACCAGAAGAATTACATACGACAGTCAAGAAGCACGAAACGGGTGTAGATGAACAGTCCGGCATCATATTGAAAACCGAACAGCAGGAACTGGCAGTCATCAGTTTGGCGATGCGCGCGAAAATGCCGAAGCGCGGGATCGTTGCTGGAGATCTCGGCTTTATTACAGTGGACAACTTTCCCCGGGCAGACCGTGCCACCATTACGTATACAGCTACTGGGGAAGTAGAAACCATTGAGGCAGGCGATAGCTCAAAAGCCCTTCATTATGAAGTCGAAAGAATGACAGAACTAATCGCTCAGCCACAAACTAACTGGGCCATGGCGCTTTCTGTAGATGTGATGCATCTAATGGATAAAACACGCGAAAATTGGAATCTAAGTTACGAGCTCGAATAA
- a CDS encoding VOC family protein, producing the protein MTRGIDHIGMTVPSIEEATRFFKEAFEAQVSYDVQRPEHQPMEGEEVEQQLDLPSGRKIVHMRLLRLGNGPSIELFELAASPNQPATGIADMGLHHFALYVDDIEEASERIQQAGGSLLSEPHPLAGVEDGEGNRGVYGKTPWGSLVELIVYPSGIDYPEDSEAKRWTPDPSN; encoded by the coding sequence ATGACAAGAGGAATTGACCATATCGGAATGACTGTACCATCAATCGAGGAAGCCACACGTTTTTTCAAGGAGGCTTTTGAAGCACAGGTTAGTTATGACGTGCAACGGCCAGAACACCAGCCGATGGAAGGCGAAGAAGTGGAACAACAACTCGATCTGCCTTCCGGTAGAAAAATCGTTCACATGCGGTTGTTGCGCCTTGGCAATGGCCCATCTATCGAACTATTCGAACTGGCAGCGAGCCCGAATCAGCCAGCTACTGGAATCGCAGACATGGGCTTGCATCATTTTGCCCTATATGTAGATGATATCGAAGAAGCGTCCGAGCGCATTCAGCAAGCTGGAGGAAGCTTGCTATCGGAACCGCATCCGCTTGCAGGAGTGGAAGATGGGGAAGGGAACCGCGGAGTTTACGGGAAAACGCCTTGGGGAAGTTTGGTGGAGTTGATTGTTTACCCAAGTGGTATCGATTATCCCGAAGACAGTGAAGCGAAAAGATGGACGCCAGATCCATCTAACTGA
- a CDS encoding SRPBCC family protein, which produces MWNVSNTIFIDRRVREVYTFGTNPKLWYQWYAGLSEAEDLIGIGKKGTSMNLKYYFFGRSLALHVLVVENAPSGEGYIWRCIFSGAFDGTQTWRYIPKDGGTEVQFEMDYELPGSIFGKLANTIYIKKLMYNSVEQTLRNLKDISESD; this is translated from the coding sequence ATGTGGAATGTGAGCAATACGATTTTCATCGATCGCCGGGTCAGAGAAGTTTACACCTTCGGCACGAATCCAAAACTCTGGTATCAATGGTATGCGGGATTGTCCGAGGCGGAAGACTTGATTGGCATCGGCAAAAAAGGCACCAGTATGAATTTGAAATATTATTTTTTCGGGAGAAGCCTGGCTTTGCACGTATTGGTCGTGGAAAACGCTCCAAGCGGAGAGGGCTATATCTGGCGCTGCATTTTCAGCGGCGCTTTTGATGGCACTCAAACGTGGCGCTACATTCCAAAAGACGGTGGCACAGAAGTCCAGTTTGAAATGGATTACGAGTTGCCCGGCAGCATATTCGGGAAATTGGCGAATACGATTTACATCAAGAAACTGATGTACAACTCCGTTGAGCAGACTTTGCGGAATTTGAAGGATATTAGCGAGAGTGATTGA
- a CDS encoding AIM24 family protein, whose product MSKYSIKQFVQQTKQEESARDFFELETDRLLEVNLNGQVWAKAGSMISYEGNIKFEREGMLEHGLGKFVKKALSGEGAQLMKANGQGKLYVADSGKKITILDLEGESIFINGNDLLAFQDGLDWDIKLMRRVAGMMAGGLFNVRLEGQGLVAFTSHYEPLTLLVTPDTPVFTDPNATVAWSGSLEPDFITDVQLKSFFGRGSGESVQMKFSGNGFVVVQPYEEIYHAPQSS is encoded by the coding sequence ATGTCGAAGTATTCCATTAAGCAATTTGTCCAACAAACCAAGCAAGAAGAGAGCGCGCGCGACTTTTTCGAACTCGAAACGGACCGCCTGCTCGAAGTGAACTTGAACGGCCAAGTATGGGCCAAAGCGGGTTCGATGATTTCCTATGAAGGCAATATCAAATTCGAACGCGAAGGCATGCTCGAGCACGGTCTTGGGAAATTCGTCAAAAAAGCGCTCAGTGGAGAAGGCGCCCAATTGATGAAAGCAAATGGCCAAGGCAAACTTTACGTGGCGGACAGCGGCAAGAAAATCACCATCTTAGACCTTGAAGGCGAAAGCATTTTCATCAACGGCAACGATCTGCTGGCGTTTCAGGACGGACTCGACTGGGACATCAAATTGATGCGCCGCGTCGCCGGCATGATGGCGGGCGGACTTTTCAATGTGCGTCTCGAAGGCCAAGGCCTCGTCGCCTTCACGTCCCATTACGAACCGCTCACTTTGCTCGTTACGCCAGATACGCCAGTATTTACTGACCCGAACGCGACTGTCGCATGGTCAGGAAGCTTAGAACCTGATTTCATCACCGACGTGCAACTGAAAAGCTTTTTCGGCAGGGGCAGCGGGGAATCCGTACAGATGAAATTCTCCGGCAATGGCTTTGTCGTCGTTCAGCCTTACGAAGAAATCTACCACGCACCGCAAAGTTCATAA
- a CDS encoding sugar-binding transcriptional regulator codes for MTDELKMLYQVARMYYEDNLTQGQIASELEINRVTVSRMLKKIRDKGIVQIHINYDVYQNSGLAQQLREAYQLQDVVIVPDWPGQSEVNQLKELGQAGAKYLAERVKPEDIVGFSWGTALAATVEALDSSTSMENVMCVPLIGGPDGEMESRYHANSIVYDAARKWKGFSKLIDVPAIVETADIRKSLTASAHFKEIEELWEKLSIAVVGIGSPLISDGINWRAFYGPAFEGKGTKPEVAGDICSNFYTFSGEVLHTELSKRTISVSMQHLQQAECTIGIAHSLRKKEAIRVALEAGFLDVLVTTEQTAKELMKVQETERRDNK; via the coding sequence ATGACAGATGAGTTAAAGATGCTGTACCAAGTCGCTCGAATGTATTACGAAGATAATTTAACTCAAGGGCAAATTGCCTCGGAACTAGAGATTAACCGGGTGACGGTCAGTCGCATGTTGAAGAAAATCCGTGACAAAGGAATTGTCCAAATTCACATCAATTATGATGTCTATCAGAATTCAGGATTGGCTCAACAGCTGAGAGAAGCCTATCAACTTCAAGATGTGGTGATTGTGCCCGATTGGCCAGGCCAATCTGAAGTGAATCAACTGAAAGAGCTGGGCCAAGCTGGTGCCAAGTATTTGGCTGAACGCGTGAAGCCGGAAGATATAGTCGGGTTTTCATGGGGGACCGCTCTTGCGGCTACGGTGGAGGCATTGGATTCGAGCACTTCAATGGAAAATGTGATGTGCGTGCCGTTGATCGGCGGGCCTGATGGGGAAATGGAAAGCCGCTATCATGCAAATAGCATCGTGTATGATGCAGCAAGAAAATGGAAAGGTTTCTCCAAGCTGATTGATGTTCCGGCTATCGTCGAGACCGCTGACATTAGGAAATCGTTAACTGCCAGTGCGCATTTTAAGGAAATCGAAGAACTATGGGAAAAACTAAGCATTGCTGTAGTTGGGATCGGATCGCCGCTTATCAGCGATGGAATCAACTGGCGTGCCTTTTACGGTCCAGCTTTTGAAGGAAAAGGCACTAAGCCTGAAGTCGCGGGAGACATTTGCTCTAATTTCTACACGTTTTCAGGAGAAGTGTTACATACGGAATTGTCCAAACGAACAATTTCAGTCAGTATGCAACACCTGCAGCAGGCGGAATGTACAATTGGCATCGCCCATTCTTTGCGAAAAAAAGAGGCGATTCGAGTCGCACTTGAAGCCGGTTTTTTAGACGTATTGGTGACGACCGAACAGACAGCTAAGGAATTGATGAAGGTTCAAGAAACCGAAAGGAGAGACAATAAATGA
- the arr gene encoding NAD(+)--rifampin ADP-ribosyltransferase, whose amino-acid sequence MDNHSAALDPGPFFHGTKAQLAVGDLLKSQKLSNFQDKKSNYIYFTATLEAAKWGAELAVSDLPERIYVVEPIGEFENDPNLTDKRFPGNPTRSYRSKEPLKIVAELASWERHSDEQIQHMLDSLTSLREQGKAIIID is encoded by the coding sequence ATGGACAACCACTCTGCTGCATTAGACCCTGGCCCCTTCTTCCACGGAACGAAAGCACAACTCGCAGTTGGAGATTTGCTCAAATCTCAAAAGCTTTCCAACTTCCAGGATAAGAAATCCAATTACATCTATTTCACCGCGACGCTTGAAGCTGCGAAATGGGGCGCAGAACTCGCTGTCTCGGATTTGCCGGAGCGGATCTACGTCGTCGAGCCGATAGGCGAATTCGAAAACGATCCGAATTTGACCGACAAGCGTTTTCCTGGAAACCCGACACGTTCCTATCGTTCCAAAGAGCCTTTGAAGATTGTGGCAGAACTCGCTTCCTGGGAACGCCATAGCGATGAACAAATCCAGCATATGCTCGATTCGCTAACATCACTTCGCGAACAAGGCAAAGCAATCATCATCGATTAA